Genomic DNA from Leptospira broomii serovar Hurstbridge str. 5399:
TTCCTTCCCTGCCGTTAACGGCAAGGATAACTTCATAACCTCCTAACCCGAGAGTTTGTTGTACTAGACTCCTCATTGTAGCCGAATCGTCGACCGCTAGAATTTTTGCTGTAGCCATATCTCAAGCTCCTTTCGAAAAGAATGTTACATTTGTTGGATTTAGTTCGTAATATCGAAATTTACCGAATTCACGCACTATGAACGTGGATGAGTAATCCGTAATGGATTCGGCTGTACCGAGGATAAGAAAGCTATCCGGATTCATCGATTTTTCGATCTTCTTAAATAATTTTCTTCGATCGTCATGATCGAAATAGTACGATACGTTCCTGCAGAGAATCAGATCGAATCCGGTCGGAAAATCATCAGATATTAAATTTTGGTATTTAAATTCTACTATCGACTTGATCTCGTCGTTGATTTGATATTCCGTATCCGATATTTTAGTAAAATATTTATTAAGATATTTTGTATCGAGTCCGCGACTTATTTCGAAATTGCTGTATATTCCGCTTTTCGCCTTTATGAGGGTATCATACGCGATATCGGTAGCGAAAATTTTGGTTTTCTTAAATATTTCCGGTGCCTTTTCTTTAATTTCCATTGCGATCGAATACGGCTCCTGTCCCGTCGAACAAGCGGCACACCATATTTTTAGGTGGCTTCCTGTCGAATTCGCATTGGATTGCGCACGTTGTTCTAACAGCTCCGGAATAATTCGAGATACTAGAGCTTCGAAGAGTCCATCGTCGCGAAAGAATTTGGTTTCGTGAGTCGTGATTCTATCGATGACTTTCTCGCGGAATTCCTTATCCGAATGATTTTGAAATCGATCGGTTAATTCCTGGTAGGATGACATTTTATAATCTTCCATCAGTCCCGAAAGTCTACTCTCGATAAGATAGATTTTCTCCTCGTTTAAGGAAAGCCCGGTATCCTTTTTTAAGGCGCTCATAAATTTCAAAATTTCTTCGCTCATTAGGTTAAGTCCTTAGATAGAAAATTTGAAATTCGTTCCGCGATAGAATCGATGTTTAGAACTTCGTCCACGATGCCTTCCTTCACTGGTTTATTTGGCATACCGAAAACAAGGCATGTTTCTTTACTTTGCGCAATTAGGTATGCTCCCTTTTCTTTCATTTCCTTCATACCGAGATATCCATCCTCCCCCATTCCCGTCATAATCACCGCCATAGATTCGTTCGAAAAATTCTCAGCGAGCGATTTGAATAGAATGTTCACCGAAGGCTTGCATAGCTCTCCTATCGGTCCTTGATAAACCTTTCCTACCGCTCCTCGCTTATCTTTTATTACTTCTAATTGCATACCGCCCGGCGCGATATAAATGGCTCCTTCTTCTAAAATTTCTTCGTCCGAAACTTCTTTTACGATGAAGTCGTTATTTGCAGCAAGATGCTCCGCCAAATATTTCGTAAATCTAGGCGGCATATGCTGAGCTATTACTATAATTCCTCTTAAATTTGTTTTTAACTTTGAAACAAGCTCTCGCAAGGCAACTGGGCCGCCGGTTGATATTCCAATTCCGCAGATATTGAATTTTCTCTTCGGTTTTAATTTCGATTCGCCTTGATGCTTTCCGATCTTACGATCCTGAAATCGCAGCAACTCTTGCGCGTAAATAGCTTTGATCTTATCCGATAATAACCCCAGCGTTTCGGTTATATCGACGCTACCTTCGGTCATGTGTGACGGTTTAGCGACGAAATCCAATGCCCCCATATCTAATGCTTGTAATGTCGTTTTTGCTCCTTCTGAAGTTAAAGAACTGAACATAATTACGCGAGTTTCCGGATTGCTCTTTTTGATTTCCGCTAAAGCGTCCAACCCGTTCATTTGAGGCATTTCGACGTCCATTACTACGAAGTCGGGCTTTAAGTAACTTATCTTTGGTAAAGCGAATTTACCGTCGATTGCCGCCCCCAAGAATTCGAATTCTGGTTCGCTCGTGATTGCGGATCGAAGTAAATTACGATAAATTAATGAATCATCAACGGCAAATACAGTTATTCTTTTTTTCTGATTCATCGATTCCGCCATATTTGCAGCGACCATTTTCAATTCGCCGTGTTCGAAATTTTAAACTGTGCAACTAATGTGGTTAAAACTTCCGCCAAGGATTGAAGCGATTTTGCGAGGTTCGATACGTTGTTAGATTCTTTCGCACCGTCTAAGGAAGCCGTAGAAATACCGTTTATGTTCTTCGTTACCTCGTTGGAGGTCATGGATGTTTGACTAACGTTGGCCGCTATTTCCTTAGTCGTAATGGATTGTTCTTCCACGGCGGAGGCAATGCTACCGCTGATTTGGTTCACCTCGGCGATGACGGATGTGATCTTTCCAATCGATTCCGTAACTTTTTCCGTGCTTTTTTGAATGGCTGAGATTTTATTTTTAATTTCTTCCGACGATTCCGCCGATTGTCTGGCTAATTCTTTGACTTCCGATGCCACTACGGCAAATCCTCTTCCTGCCTCCCCGGCTCCAGCAGCTTCGATTGCAGCATTTAGCGCTAAAAGTTTGGTTTGTGCGGCTATGTTTGAAATGCTCTCTATTACATTACCGATCTCGCGTGCATTATCGCCTAGTTCTTTAACGACTCCGCCTGTCTCAAGAGCAGTACTGTTTGCTTCTCGAGCGATCTTTGCCGAATCCGCCGCTTTCTTGGCGACTTCGCCCACCGAAACGGACATTTCTTCGATCGAGCTTGTGATCATATTCAGGTTTTGATTCATCTGAGTAGCGGCAGCCGCGATCGTTTGGGACTGCTGCGACATCTGTTCGATGCCTGAAGACAAATTCAAGCTTGCGCCGGAAAGATCGCTGGAAGACTGAAAGAGTATGTTTCCGTTTTCTTTCAATCGAGAGATCAGGGCAGCCGTATTGATCAACATATTGAGTATCGATTTTTCCAACTCACCGATTTCATCATTTCGATTATGCGCAATGTTAACTGAAAGGTCTCCGCTTGCGATTCGGTTGGCGATATTGCTAGCGTTCTGAATCGGTTTTAAAATACTGTAGCTGAGAAAATACGGAGCTACCGTGCATTGAAATAGGATCGTTACGGAAGCTAAAATGTAGGAATAAATTGGAAGGATTCCAAAATGAGGAAAGACTACCAATGCAGCAACAACGAGCGAACTTAAGAATGCCGAAGATAATAGTTTGAGCTTAATTGATAGTTTTTTGGAGTTCGTCGCCGGAAATCGCTTTATACCGGCCAAGATGTCTTTGTAAAGTTTTGAGGCTTCATCAATTTGTTTACGGTTCGGCTTTCTCCTTACGGACATATATCCGACGATGCTACCGTTTTCAAATTTAGGTGCGACGTTCGCATCCACCCAATAATGGTCCCCATTCTTACTTCTATTCTTTACGATTCCTCGCCACGGTTTTCCACTTTGTATTGTGGACCAAAAATCCTGAAAAACACTACGAGGGATATCCGGATGTCGAACGACATTATGGGGTTTATCGATAAGTTCCGATTCCGTTAATCCGGCTATCTCTAAGAATTCCTTGTTGGCGTAAGTGACTTTCCCTTTTAAATCCGTCATCGACACCAAAGTAGTGCCGTCGATCATCATGACTTCTTTGTCAGTTACGGTTACCGAAAGTTGTTTTCTTTCGGATTCAATGTTCTTTTTCTGTGAAGTTAGTCCCAACATTTTCTAATCCTTATTCGTCTGCTATTCGTAATAGTTCTTGTTGATTTACAATTATGATTGTTTCATTCTTAATGATCGAAATATGATCGATGAACTTGCTTTCTTTCTCATTCAAGTGAGAAGGACAAGGTTCAAGATTCTCTTCAGGAATCTCTACTATGTCCGAAATGCTATCAGCGAGAATGGCGAATGATTCCTTTTTTCCTTTTAATCGAATTAGAGAACTTTTATTCTCGCTAAATTTCCAATCTCTTCCGAACAAAGCCATTAGGTTTAGTATGGTAACGACATCCCCTCTTAAATTTACGATTCCGAGTACATGTTCGGGGGAATGCGGGACTTTTAATATGGTTTTATTGTGGTCTACTTCTTTGCAGCCCTCTAACGCAATTCCATAAAGTTCCCCCGCTAAGGTAAAGGACAACAGTTGTTTGATAGAACCGCCCTCCTTCATTTCGACTCCACTTCAACTTCTTTTTCAACGGACAAAAGAGAAGTGGATAGTTCGGATAAGAGTACTGTCGGATCTATTATTATGATGGTTTCGCCGGAAAGAATTCCGCTTCCGATTATTCCTTTTTCACTGTCTTCGCTTTTTGTGAACGAAGGAATTTCGTCGATGACGTTATGAATTTCATTAACGACAAGGCCTTTTTTTATTCCGTTGATTCGAAAGAGAATCATGACGTTTCCTGTCTGTGATTCGGCCTTTGATAGATTGAAGTAATTTTCCAATCGGCATAGTTCCACGACTTCTTCGCGGTACTGAATGATTTCCCTATCTAGGATTCGTTCGGTCTTTTTCGGATCGAATATTTCTAGCCTTTGCACATCCTTGCTATCGATTCCGAAAAGTTGTTTTTGTACGGTGAACAATAAATAATGTTTTTGTAAATTTATATTGCCGATAGAATCGGATGTTCGATCCTCAATCAAGGAGCTTTGTAACTTAAGGAATTTTGCGATACCCGAAATATCCAGAATCAGTGCTAGGTTTCCGTCACCTAGGATCGCCGCCCCGGTATATAAGTTCAGTACGGACAAGGCTCTAGATAACGGCTTTACTACTATTTCTTCGGGGTTTTCTATCTCCGTAATAAGTAATCCGAAAGAGTGCCTTTCGGTATGGACAGCTACTATATATTTGTTTTTTAATGTATCGTCTTTCGAAATGTCTAACATCTCGTCTAGATTGATAATCGGTAATAAATGACCGCGCAGGAGATAGACCTGTTTATTCTCGACGTTAGAGACTGCCTTAGGATCTAGAAGCAATAGTTCGGTGATATTTTGCTGAGGAATCGCAAAGAGCATATTGCCCGCCCTAACCATCTGGCAATTGAGAATGGAAAGAGTTTGCGGTAT
This window encodes:
- a CDS encoding CheR family methyltransferase, whose product is MSEEILKFMSALKKDTGLSLNEEKIYLIESRLSGLMEDYKMSSYQELTDRFQNHSDKEFREKVIDRITTHETKFFRDDGLFEALVSRIIPELLEQRAQSNANSTGSHLKIWCAACSTGQEPYSIAMEIKEKAPEIFKKTKIFATDIAYDTLIKAKSGIYSNFEISRGLDTKYLNKYFTKISDTEYQINDEIKSIVEFKYQNLISDDFPTGFDLILCRNVSYYFDHDDRRKLFKKIEKSMNPDSFLILGTAESITDYSSTFIVREFGKFRYYELNPTNVTFFSKGA
- the cheB gene encoding chemotaxis-specific protein-glutamate methyltransferase CheB, which codes for MVAANMAESMNQKKRITVFAVDDSLIYRNLLRSAITSEPEFEFLGAAIDGKFALPKISYLKPDFVVMDVEMPQMNGLDALAEIKKSNPETRVIMFSSLTSEGAKTTLQALDMGALDFVAKPSHMTEGSVDITETLGLLSDKIKAIYAQELLRFQDRKIGKHQGESKLKPKRKFNICGIGISTGGPVALRELVSKLKTNLRGIIVIAQHMPPRFTKYLAEHLAANNDFIVKEVSDEEILEEGAIYIAPGGMQLEVIKDKRGAVGKVYQGPIGELCKPSVNILFKSLAENFSNESMAVIMTGMGEDGYLGMKEMKEKGAYLIAQSKETCLVFGMPNKPVKEGIVDEVLNIDSIAERISNFLSKDLT
- a CDS encoding methyl-accepting chemotaxis protein codes for the protein MLGLTSQKKNIESERKQLSVTVTDKEVMMIDGTTLVSMTDLKGKVTYANKEFLEIAGLTESELIDKPHNVVRHPDIPRSVFQDFWSTIQSGKPWRGIVKNRSKNGDHYWVDANVAPKFENGSIVGYMSVRRKPNRKQIDEASKLYKDILAGIKRFPATNSKKLSIKLKLLSSAFLSSLVVAALVVFPHFGILPIYSYILASVTILFQCTVAPYFLSYSILKPIQNASNIANRIASGDLSVNIAHNRNDEIGELEKSILNMLINTAALISRLKENGNILFQSSSDLSGASLNLSSGIEQMSQQSQTIAAAATQMNQNLNMITSSIEEMSVSVGEVAKKAADSAKIAREANSTALETGGVVKELGDNAREIGNVIESISNIAAQTKLLALNAAIEAAGAGEAGRGFAVVASEVKELARQSAESSEEIKNKISAIQKSTEKVTESIGKITSVIAEVNQISGSIASAVEEQSITTKEIAANVSQTSMTSNEVTKNINGISTASLDGAKESNNVSNLAKSLQSLAEVLTTLVAQFKISNTAN
- a CDS encoding chemotaxis protein CheW, whose amino-acid sequence is MKEGGSIKQLLSFTLAGELYGIALEGCKEVDHNKTILKVPHSPEHVLGIVNLRGDVVTILNLMALFGRDWKFSENKSSLIRLKGKKESFAILADSISDIVEIPEENLEPCPSHLNEKESKFIDHISIIKNETIIIVNQQELLRIADE